Proteins from a single region of Oncorhynchus tshawytscha isolate Ot180627B linkage group LG03, Otsh_v2.0, whole genome shotgun sequence:
- the LOC112245424 gene encoding uncharacterized protein LOC112245424 isoform X1, with protein sequence MQHLLYQPLLLNGNKYLQQKWDKASYEMHLRKVKSAKPTIDTTAPKTYSHLALKMKKQKFQEQSMSKIQRENNMLLEKISHIMRTTGRIDNRNDYEDKSASLTTALRTGMRTGSRQSSSWRALHDIHEELVTKRDKARPVMKSSNTETEEKDSLRAEQSSHSSITHNGKRGV encoded by the exons ATGCAACACCTGTTGTACCAGCCACTGCTTCTCAATGGAAACAAATACCTGCAGCAGAAGTGGGACAAGGCCTCCTATGAAATGCATCTGAGAAAG GTCAAATCAGCGAAACCCACCATCGACACAACTGCACCTAAAACCTATAGTCACCTTGCCCTCAAAATGAAGAAACAAAAG TTTCAGGAGCAAAGCATGTCCAAAATTCAGAGGGAAAACAATATGCTGCTTGAGAAAATATCTCACATCATGAGGACTACTGGTCGCATCGACAACAGGAACGACTATGAAGACAAAAG TGCCAGCCTCACTACAGCATTAAGGACTGGCATGAGGACTGGCTCAAGACAATCAAGCTCATGGAGAGCATTGCACGATATCCACGAAGAGTTAGTGACTAAAAG GGACAAGGCCAGGCCAGTAATGAAGAGCAGCAACACTGAGACTGAAGAAAAGGACAGTCTTCGTGCGGAACAGAGCTCACACAGCAGCATCACTCACAATGGTAAAAGGGGAGTGTGA
- the LOC112245424 gene encoding uncharacterized protein LOC112245424 isoform X2 — protein sequence MQHLLYQPLLLNGNKYLQQKWDKASYEMHLRKVKSAKPTIDTTAPKTYSHLALKMKKQKEQSMSKIQRENNMLLEKISHIMRTTGRIDNRNDYEDKSASLTTALRTGMRTGSRQSSSWRALHDIHEELVTKRDKARPVMKSSNTETEEKDSLRAEQSSHSSITHNGKRGV from the exons ATGCAACACCTGTTGTACCAGCCACTGCTTCTCAATGGAAACAAATACCTGCAGCAGAAGTGGGACAAGGCCTCCTATGAAATGCATCTGAGAAAG GTCAAATCAGCGAAACCCACCATCGACACAACTGCACCTAAAACCTATAGTCACCTTGCCCTCAAAATGAAGAAACAAAAG GAGCAAAGCATGTCCAAAATTCAGAGGGAAAACAATATGCTGCTTGAGAAAATATCTCACATCATGAGGACTACTGGTCGCATCGACAACAGGAACGACTATGAAGACAAAAG TGCCAGCCTCACTACAGCATTAAGGACTGGCATGAGGACTGGCTCAAGACAATCAAGCTCATGGAGAGCATTGCACGATATCCACGAAGAGTTAGTGACTAAAAG GGACAAGGCCAGGCCAGTAATGAAGAGCAGCAACACTGAGACTGAAGAAAAGGACAGTCTTCGTGCGGAACAGAGCTCACACAGCAGCATCACTCACAATGGTAAAAGGGGAGTGTGA
- the LOC112245424 gene encoding uncharacterized protein CFAP97D2 isoform X3 codes for MQHLLYQPLLLNGNKYLQQKWDKASYEMHLRKVKSAKPTIDTTAPKTYSHLALKMKKQKFQEQSMSKIQRENNMLLEKISHIMRTTGRIDNRNDYEDKSLCREMQQQELLRITKDNQLILLRLTQCQPHYSIKDWHEDWLKTIKLMESIARYPRRVSD; via the exons ATGCAACACCTGTTGTACCAGCCACTGCTTCTCAATGGAAACAAATACCTGCAGCAGAAGTGGGACAAGGCCTCCTATGAAATGCATCTGAGAAAG GTCAAATCAGCGAAACCCACCATCGACACAACTGCACCTAAAACCTATAGTCACCTTGCCCTCAAAATGAAGAAACAAAAG TTTCAGGAGCAAAGCATGTCCAAAATTCAGAGGGAAAACAATATGCTGCTTGAGAAAATATCTCACATCATGAGGACTACTGGTCGCATCGACAACAGGAACGACTATGAAGACAAAAG TCTCTGCAGAGAGATGCAACAGCAGGAGTTGCTCCGTATCACCAAAGATAACCAGTTGATCCTTCTTCGTCTGACCCAGTGCCAGCCTCACTACAGCATTAAGGACTGGCATGAGGACTGGCTCAAGACAATCAAGCTCATGGAGAGCATTGCACGATATCCACGAAGAGTTAGTGACTAA